A stretch of the Pseudalkalibacillus hwajinpoensis genome encodes the following:
- a CDS encoding ABC transporter permease codes for MDFMQILQLIIPAAIFSAAPLIFTALGGVFSERSGVVNIGLEGLMLMGAFTGALFTILGEQWGMGAASPWFSLVVAIIVGMLFSLLHAVASISLKADQVVSGVALNFLAAGLAIFLVKKIFDAGQTPIIQERIYKTDVPFLSDIPFIGPLFFSSAYYTSYIAIVLAFVVWWVLYKTPFGLRLRSVGEHPMAADTMGINVTKMRYVAVMLSGGFAGLGGAVYATSIAGNFSHATISGQGFMALAAMIFGKWHPLGAMGAALFFGLAQSLSITGQQIPGLKEIPEVYLLISPYVLTILALAGLVGRADAPKAIGEPYEKGKR; via the coding sequence ATGGATTTCATGCAGATTCTTCAGCTCATTATTCCTGCCGCTATTTTTTCAGCAGCTCCCCTGATTTTCACTGCTCTTGGTGGAGTATTCAGTGAACGGTCAGGTGTTGTTAACATTGGACTAGAAGGCTTAATGTTAATGGGGGCTTTCACGGGTGCGTTATTTACAATTCTAGGCGAACAGTGGGGAATGGGGGCAGCTTCACCTTGGTTTTCACTTGTTGTAGCGATTATCGTTGGAATGCTGTTCTCCTTGCTTCACGCTGTTGCAAGTATTTCGCTTAAAGCTGATCAGGTTGTAAGTGGCGTAGCCCTTAACTTCCTAGCTGCTGGTCTTGCAATCTTCCTTGTGAAGAAAATCTTTGACGCTGGTCAAACGCCAATTATTCAGGAACGTATTTATAAAACGGATGTGCCTTTCTTAAGTGACATTCCGTTTATTGGACCATTGTTTTTCTCAAGTGCGTATTATACGTCATACATTGCGATCGTGCTAGCATTTGTCGTATGGTGGGTTCTCTATAAAACGCCGTTTGGTCTTCGTCTTCGCTCTGTTGGGGAGCACCCGATGGCTGCTGATACGATGGGAATCAACGTGACAAAAATGCGCTATGTAGCGGTTATGCTAAGTGGTGGTTTTGCTGGTCTTGGTGGAGCAGTTTATGCGACATCGATTGCCGGTAACTTTAGCCACGCAACGATTTCTGGACAAGGTTTTATGGCACTTGCTGCTATGATCTTTGGGAAGTGGCATCCGCTTGGCGCAATGGGAGCAGCCCTTTTCTTCGGTCTTGCTCAGTCGCTCAGTATTACTGGACAGCAGATTCCTGGTTTGAAAGAAATTCCAGAAGTTTATCTTCTAATCTCTCCTTATGTTTTAACTATTCTTGCCCTTGCAGGTCTAGTAGGACGAGCGGATGCGCCAAAAGCGATTGGCGAGCCGTATGAGAAAGGAAAGCGATAA
- the pgsA gene encoding CDP-diacylglycerol--glycerol-3-phosphate 3-phosphatidyltransferase — MNLPNKITVSRIFLIPVFLIFLLAPLPLGETEIAGAVLLNSHLVATAIFIFASVTDWIDGYIARKHNLVTNLGKFLDPLADKLLVTSAFVSLVELGAAPAWIVVVILSREFAVTGLRLVASSEGEVLAASNLGKLKTWIQIIAIIALLIENVPFEAIGFPFATISLWAALIITVYSGWDYFSKNRQVLLKSR; from the coding sequence TTGAATTTGCCTAATAAAATTACAGTATCACGCATTTTTTTAATTCCTGTATTTCTAATTTTTCTTCTAGCGCCCTTACCGCTTGGTGAAACAGAAATAGCGGGAGCTGTCTTGCTAAATTCCCATTTAGTTGCTACAGCGATCTTTATTTTCGCCTCAGTAACCGATTGGATTGACGGCTACATAGCTAGAAAGCATAACCTTGTCACGAATCTTGGGAAATTCCTGGATCCTCTGGCTGATAAACTGCTCGTTACGTCAGCCTTTGTCTCGCTTGTTGAGCTCGGTGCTGCGCCAGCATGGATTGTTGTCGTTATTCTTAGTCGTGAATTTGCCGTCACAGGGCTTAGGCTAGTTGCTTCTTCAGAAGGAGAAGTACTAGCGGCAAGCAACCTTGGTAAGTTAAAAACATGGATCCAAATTATCGCGATCATTGCTTTGTTAATTGAAAATGTGCCATTCGAAGCGATTGGTTTTCCTTTTGCAACGATTTCGCTATGGGCAGCACTTATTATTACAGTTTATTCTGGGTGGGATTACTTTTCTAAAAATCGTCAGGTACTACTTAAATCACGTTAA
- the yfmF gene encoding EF-P 5-aminopentanol modification-associated protein YfmF: protein MAIIPHEKTSCGGLTLHRIQTDKYKTTTVVVQFKARLTEETVTERALLPHVLQSGTENYPSSKAVRTELEKLYGATLGVDLAKKGDFHIMTFRMDFANEKFLSEDEPLFKKALSLLSEVIMNPKTDGTSFDSSIVDKEKRTMKQRIQSIYDDKMRFANMRLTQEMFPNEAFGLHVYGKKEEVDRVTAKSLYDFYKKVCAEDEIDLYLVGNLEGVHAEEVVKELFPFKERTDRGSEATQKASLDVEEKEILETQEIKQGKLHMGFRSGVGYADDEYFALQVFNGMFGGFSHSKLFRNVREKESLAYYAASRYESHKGLIIVMSGIEFKNYKKTVDIIKEQLTAMRNGEFNEEEMKQTKTMIRNQLLETVDDAKGMVELLYHGVVSQKLRTIEEWLDGVEAVTKEDILAVADKVKLDTVYFLKGEEA, encoded by the coding sequence ATGGCTATTATCCCTCATGAGAAAACCTCGTGCGGCGGTTTGACGCTACATAGGATACAAACGGATAAATATAAAACAACAACGGTAGTGGTTCAATTTAAGGCGCGTTTGACTGAAGAGACGGTAACGGAGAGGGCTCTTTTGCCTCATGTGTTGCAAAGCGGGACGGAGAATTATCCTTCGTCTAAAGCAGTGAGGACTGAGCTTGAGAAGCTTTATGGTGCAACGCTTGGTGTGGATCTTGCTAAGAAGGGCGATTTTCATATTATGACGTTCCGGATGGATTTTGCGAATGAGAAGTTCCTTTCGGAAGATGAACCTTTGTTCAAAAAAGCTCTTTCTCTCCTTTCAGAAGTAATCATGAATCCAAAAACGGATGGAACTAGTTTTGATTCTTCTATTGTGGATAAAGAAAAGCGTACGATGAAACAGCGTATTCAGTCTATTTATGATGATAAGATGCGTTTTGCTAATATGAGACTTACGCAAGAAATGTTTCCAAACGAAGCGTTTGGACTTCATGTATATGGGAAGAAAGAAGAAGTCGATCGTGTAACGGCTAAATCCCTTTATGATTTCTACAAAAAAGTTTGTGCTGAAGATGAGATTGATCTTTATTTAGTTGGCAATTTAGAGGGAGTTCATGCTGAAGAGGTCGTTAAGGAACTATTTCCTTTTAAAGAACGGACCGATCGTGGCTCTGAGGCGACACAAAAAGCGTCACTTGATGTAGAAGAGAAAGAAATCTTAGAAACACAGGAAATTAAGCAAGGAAAGCTTCACATGGGCTTTCGTTCAGGCGTTGGGTATGCTGACGATGAATATTTTGCTCTTCAAGTGTTTAACGGCATGTTTGGCGGTTTCTCGCATTCTAAGCTGTTCCGAAACGTGCGTGAGAAAGAAAGTCTCGCTTATTATGCAGCTTCACGTTATGAAAGCCACAAAGGTTTAATTATCGTGATGTCTGGAATTGAATTTAAAAACTATAAGAAAACGGTTGATATCATTAAAGAACAGCTTACAGCGATGAGAAATGGCGAATTTAATGAAGAAGAAATGAAGCAAACGAAAACAATGATTCGTAATCAGCTGCTTGAAACCGTCGATGATGCGAAGGGCATGGTGGAACTTCTTTACCATGGTGTCGTTTCTCAAAAGCTACGCACCATTGAGGAGTGGCTCGACGGAGTCGAAGCTGTAACCAAAGAGGACATTCTAGCAGTTGCGGATAAGGTTAAGCTTGATACCGTTTATTTCTTAAAAGGCGAGGAGGCTTAA
- a CDS encoding helix-turn-helix domain-containing protein yields the protein MTELGQRLKEARNDKGLSIEEIQSITKIQKRYLHAIEEGNYELLPGNFYTRAFIKNYAEAVGFNGEEFLEEYASEIPKASADVPESLPPRKMRRPSQPSKSSSASSKWSSVFPSILVILLIVGVAALIWYVVQSGDQTTNQNATTNQAEEQISSDENSGSAPDSDEVSDSENDASSEKPEEEPKEDEEKEKEEPAEEPEEEPAPEMEIKKVDSSADRSTYEITNAKKFEVKLEASGSSWVALTGASDKKYVYESLAKGKDVTEDLSSEASATLRLGSSPNVAVFVNGEKIKIPKEPVVQNVTFNFKKAE from the coding sequence TTGACAGAGCTAGGTCAACGTCTGAAAGAGGCTCGAAACGATAAGGGATTATCAATCGAGGAAATTCAGTCCATTACAAAGATTCAGAAACGCTATCTTCATGCGATTGAAGAAGGAAATTACGAACTGCTTCCAGGTAATTTTTATACGCGTGCATTTATTAAAAACTATGCGGAAGCAGTTGGCTTTAACGGAGAGGAATTTCTTGAGGAATATGCTTCAGAGATCCCTAAAGCAAGTGCAGATGTGCCGGAGAGTTTACCACCAAGGAAAATGAGAAGGCCATCTCAGCCAAGCAAATCTTCATCAGCTTCTTCCAAATGGTCTTCCGTATTTCCGTCTATACTTGTTATTTTGTTGATTGTAGGCGTGGCAGCATTGATCTGGTATGTTGTCCAAAGCGGTGATCAAACAACAAACCAGAATGCTACAACGAACCAGGCGGAGGAACAAATTTCTAGCGATGAGAACAGCGGCAGTGCACCAGATTCAGATGAAGTGAGCGACTCTGAAAACGATGCATCTTCTGAGAAACCTGAAGAGGAACCGAAAGAAGATGAAGAAAAGGAAAAAGAAGAGCCTGCTGAAGAACCTGAAGAAGAGCCTGCTCCTGAAATGGAAATTAAGAAGGTAGACAGCAGCGCTGATCGTTCTACTTATGAGATTACGAATGCAAAGAAGTTTGAAGTGAAGTTAGAAGCATCAGGCAGTAGTTGGGTCGCTCTAACTGGCGCTAGTGATAAGAAGTACGTATACGAAAGTCTTGCCAAAGGGAAAGACGTGACGGAAGACTTATCAAGTGAAGCTTCAGCAACACTTCGTTTAGGGAGTTCGCCAAATGTCGCAGTGTTTGTAAACGGGGAAAAGATTAAGATTCCGAAAGAACCTGTTGTTCAAAATGTGACGTTCAATTTCAAAAAAGCCGAGTAA
- a CDS encoding DUF3243 domain-containing protein — translation MSVLDNFESWKGFLHDRLNQGEQQGLSHEVVSDVAYQIGGYLADGVKAKNDQEQLLADLWHVASEEEQHAIANMMVKLVQNER, via the coding sequence ATGTCTGTACTAGATAATTTTGAATCGTGGAAAGGGTTCTTGCACGATCGCTTAAATCAGGGCGAACAGCAAGGACTTTCTCATGAAGTTGTCTCAGATGTTGCTTACCAGATCGGCGGATACCTTGCTGATGGAGTAAAAGCGAAAAATGATCAAGAACAGCTTCTTGCTGACTTATGGCATGTAGCTAGCGAAGAAGAACAGCATGCGATCGCAAATATGATGGTTAAGCTTGTTCAAAACGAAAGATAA
- a CDS encoding BMP family lipoprotein has protein sequence MKKKYGFMLSAVLAAGTLLSACGTGDTNNESSGGGSSEGESSDFKVAMVTDTGGVDDKSFNQSAWEGLQQFGKDNGLEKDKGFKYVQSTAASDYQPNLSGLIREDYNLIFGIGFLMQQDIQTIATQKPDSQLALVDSVAVTEDGEPMENVASITFKEHQGSFLVGVIAGMQSETDKVGFIGGVDSELIKKFESGFKAGVKSVNPDAEIFTQYADDFNAAEVGQAIAGTLYDKGADIIYHAAGGTGNGVFTEAKNRAKNGEKVWVIGVDRDQHEEGMPENVTLTSMVKRVDTAVIEVSKQTMDGDFPGGKVTEFGLEEDGVGIAESQENVSEEALQKVEEYKEKIQSGELEVPSTDDEYKEFESSL, from the coding sequence ATGAAGAAGAAGTACGGATTTATGTTGTCAGCTGTATTAGCTGCAGGTACACTTTTGTCAGCTTGTGGAACGGGAGATACGAACAATGAAAGTTCTGGCGGCGGAAGCAGTGAAGGCGAAAGCAGCGACTTTAAAGTTGCGATGGTAACTGATACAGGCGGTGTGGATGATAAATCATTTAACCAATCTGCTTGGGAAGGTCTTCAGCAGTTTGGAAAAGATAATGGACTTGAGAAAGACAAAGGTTTTAAATATGTTCAGTCAACTGCAGCAAGTGACTACCAACCAAACCTCTCAGGCTTAATTCGTGAAGATTATAATTTGATCTTCGGAATCGGATTCCTTATGCAACAAGATATTCAAACAATTGCAACACAAAAGCCAGATTCTCAGCTTGCTCTTGTTGATAGTGTAGCTGTAACGGAAGATGGCGAACCAATGGAAAACGTAGCAAGTATTACTTTCAAAGAGCACCAGGGTTCATTCTTAGTAGGAGTTATCGCTGGAATGCAATCTGAAACTGACAAAGTTGGTTTTATCGGTGGAGTTGATTCTGAATTAATCAAGAAGTTTGAGAGCGGATTTAAAGCAGGAGTAAAATCCGTTAATCCTGATGCTGAAATCTTCACACAATATGCGGATGATTTCAACGCAGCAGAAGTAGGACAGGCTATTGCAGGTACTCTTTATGATAAAGGCGCGGATATCATTTATCATGCAGCTGGCGGAACAGGAAATGGCGTATTCACTGAAGCGAAGAACCGTGCGAAAAACGGTGAAAAAGTTTGGGTTATCGGTGTTGACCGTGATCAGCATGAAGAAGGAATGCCTGAGAATGTAACGCTAACTTCTATGGTGAAGCGTGTGGATACAGCTGTTATTGAAGTTTCCAAGCAAACAATGGACGGCGACTTCCCAGGAGGAAAAGTTACAGAGTTTGGTCTTGAAGAAGATGGCGTAGGTATTGCTGAATCACAAGAAAATGTATCTGAAGAAGCACTACAAAAAGTAGAAGAGTATAAAGAGAAAATTCAGAGCGGCGAATTGGAAGTTCCAAGTACTGACGATGAGTACAAAGAATTCGAAAGCTCTCTATAA
- a CDS encoding YmfK family protein, with amino-acid sequence MEKKEWYLEYEIHKNRPGLLGDVASLLGMLGINIITINGVDDMRRGLLLLVDEIQQIERLESILNTMDNITVTKMREPKLRDRLAVRHGRYIQRDADDKKTFRFIRDELGLLVDFLAEIFKQDGHKLVGIRGMPRVGKTESIVASSVCANKRWVFLSSTMLKQTVRTQVADDELNSDHIFLIDGIVSARRASERHWQVLRDIMRLPATKVVEHPDIFVQETEYTMNDFDYIIELRDDPEQEITYQVIENQSSGFSSLDFN; translated from the coding sequence ATGGAGAAGAAGGAATGGTATCTTGAATATGAAATTCATAAAAACAGACCGGGTCTTCTTGGAGACGTGGCGTCCTTATTAGGAATGCTTGGCATTAACATTATAACGATTAATGGTGTCGATGATATGCGAAGAGGCTTGCTTCTTCTGGTTGATGAAATACAGCAAATTGAGCGTTTGGAATCTATTCTGAATACAATGGACAATATTACTGTTACGAAGATGCGAGAACCGAAATTGCGAGATCGTCTTGCTGTTCGGCATGGTAGGTACATACAGCGTGATGCGGATGACAAGAAAACGTTTCGTTTTATTCGAGACGAGCTTGGACTACTTGTTGATTTTCTAGCAGAAATTTTTAAACAAGATGGTCATAAGCTTGTTGGGATAAGAGGGATGCCGCGTGTTGGCAAAACTGAGTCCATCGTTGCTTCAAGTGTTTGTGCGAACAAGCGTTGGGTGTTTTTATCTTCAACGATGTTGAAACAAACGGTTCGAACGCAAGTCGCTGACGATGAATTAAACAGTGATCATATTTTTTTAATTGATGGGATTGTATCTGCGAGACGAGCGTCTGAACGGCATTGGCAGGTGCTTCGTGATATTATGAGGCTACCAGCAACAAAGGTTGTCGAGCATCCTGATATATTTGTTCAAGAAACAGAGTATACGATGAACGATTTTGATTATATAATTGAATTGCGAGACGATCCGGAACAAGAAATTACATATCAGGTAATTGAAAATCAATCTTCTGGATTTTCAAGCTTAGACTTTAACTAA
- the yfmH gene encoding EF-P 5-aminopentanol modification-associated protein YfmH, whose translation MKTIPFNQLQETLYHQTMDNGLDVYVLPKKGFNKTYATFTTKYGSVDNHFVPLNGSENVQVPDGIAHFLEHKMFEKEDRDVFQDFSKQGASSNAFTSFTRTAYLFSTTQNVMQNLETLVNFVQDPYFSDQSVEKEKGIIGQEIEMYNDNSDWRAYFGVIENMFHHHPVKIDIAGTIESIAKITKESLYTCYETFYHPSNMVLFVVGAVEPNEIMSFVEKNQAAKSYKDQPPIERFFDEEPQKVAEKKKVLPMSVQVAKCLVGFKEPNPGRQGEDLLKHELSINLALDLMFGQSSENYEKLYNEGLIDQSFSYDFTEEEKFGFSILGSNTSSPDELADRLFSMIQSFKNESVDTDQLERIRKKKIGSFLRALNSPEFIANQFTRYRFNDMDLFEVVPMLESITAKDIEEAVKGHFAEESFTVCQVVPKS comes from the coding sequence ATGAAAACTATTCCATTTAACCAACTACAAGAGACTCTTTACCACCAAACGATGGACAACGGACTTGATGTGTATGTCCTTCCGAAAAAAGGTTTTAACAAAACTTATGCAACGTTTACGACAAAATATGGTTCGGTTGATAATCATTTCGTACCATTAAACGGTTCGGAGAATGTTCAAGTTCCCGATGGCATTGCTCATTTCCTTGAGCACAAAATGTTTGAGAAGGAAGATCGGGATGTGTTTCAAGATTTTAGTAAACAAGGTGCTTCATCAAATGCCTTTACGTCGTTTACACGCACGGCCTACTTGTTTTCAACAACACAGAACGTGATGCAAAACCTTGAAACACTTGTTAATTTTGTTCAAGATCCGTACTTTAGTGACCAAAGTGTTGAAAAGGAAAAGGGGATTATCGGTCAGGAAATTGAAATGTATAATGACAATTCCGACTGGCGCGCGTATTTTGGTGTGATTGAAAATATGTTCCATCATCATCCTGTTAAAATTGATATTGCTGGGACGATCGAATCCATCGCCAAAATCACGAAAGAATCTTTATATACGTGCTATGAAACGTTCTATCATCCATCAAATATGGTGCTATTCGTTGTTGGTGCCGTGGAACCGAATGAAATCATGTCCTTTGTAGAGAAAAATCAGGCGGCGAAATCTTACAAAGATCAGCCACCGATTGAACGATTTTTTGATGAGGAACCTCAAAAGGTGGCAGAGAAGAAGAAAGTTCTTCCGATGTCTGTACAAGTGGCGAAGTGCCTCGTTGGATTTAAAGAACCAAATCCAGGGCGTCAGGGAGAGGATCTTCTGAAGCACGAGCTTTCCATTAATCTTGCGCTTGATTTGATGTTCGGACAGAGCTCGGAGAATTACGAGAAGCTTTATAATGAAGGACTTATTGATCAGAGCTTTTCGTATGATTTTACAGAAGAAGAGAAGTTCGGTTTCTCCATCTTAGGAAGCAATACAAGCTCACCAGATGAGCTAGCTGATCGTTTGTTTTCAATGATTCAATCGTTTAAGAATGAGTCAGTTGATACGGATCAGCTCGAGCGAATCCGTAAGAAAAAGATCGGTAGTTTCTTACGAGCATTGAATTCTCCAGAATTTATTGCGAATCAATTCACACGCTATCGCTTTAATGACATGGATTTATTTGAAGTTGTTCCAATGCTTGAGTCAATTACAGCGAAAGACATTGAAGAGGCGGTTAAGGGACACTTTGCTGAAGAATCATTTACAGTATGTCAGGTCGTTCCAAAATCCTAG
- a CDS encoding ABC transporter ATP-binding protein has translation MEYVIEMRNIRKEFPGIVANDNITLQLRKGEIHALLGENGAGKSTLMNVLFGLYQPEKGEIHVRGKKVNITDPNVANELGIGMVHQHFMLVEKFTVTENIILGNEPTAKGQVNLKQAAKDVEAISKQYGLAVDPNAKIEEISVGMQQRVEILKTLYRGADILIFDEPTAVLTPQEIKELITIMKKLISEGKSIILITHKLKEIMEVSDRCTVIRRGVGIGTVDVANTNQDELASMMVGREVNFSIQKKPSEPSNATLEISNLVVEDARKVPVVNGMNLTVRAGEIVGIAGVDGNGQSELIESITGLRKSKSGSIKLSGKNITNWKPRRVTESGIAHIPQDRHKHGLVLDFSIGENMVLQTYYKRPFSRNGILNFSTIMDKAKSLIKEYDVRTPSEMTPARALSGGNQQKAIIAREIDRSPNLLIAAQPTRGLDVGAIEFIHSKLVEERDNGKAVLLISFELEEIMNVSDRIAVIYEGKIVAIVKPEETTEQELGLLMAGAKSKKAGETS, from the coding sequence ATGGAATACGTCATTGAAATGAGAAATATCCGTAAAGAATTTCCTGGGATTGTGGCAAATGACAATATTACGTTACAGCTAAGAAAAGGGGAAATCCATGCCCTTCTTGGTGAAAATGGCGCAGGGAAATCAACCTTGATGAATGTTTTATTTGGGCTTTATCAGCCTGAAAAAGGCGAAATACACGTTCGCGGTAAGAAGGTTAATATTACAGATCCAAATGTAGCGAATGAACTCGGAATTGGAATGGTTCACCAGCACTTTATGCTTGTTGAAAAATTTACCGTAACGGAGAACATTATTCTTGGGAATGAGCCAACTGCTAAAGGTCAGGTTAACCTAAAGCAGGCTGCTAAAGATGTAGAAGCTATTTCAAAGCAATATGGTCTTGCAGTCGATCCAAATGCCAAGATTGAAGAAATATCCGTAGGTATGCAGCAGCGTGTGGAAATTCTAAAAACGCTATACCGTGGAGCAGACATCTTAATTTTTGACGAGCCTACTGCAGTGTTAACTCCTCAGGAGATTAAAGAACTTATCACAATTATGAAAAAGCTGATTTCTGAAGGGAAATCAATCATTCTGATTACACACAAACTGAAAGAAATTATGGAAGTAAGTGATCGTTGTACTGTTATTCGTCGAGGTGTCGGGATCGGTACTGTTGATGTTGCGAATACGAATCAGGATGAATTAGCTTCTATGATGGTCGGACGTGAAGTAAACTTTTCAATTCAGAAAAAGCCTTCAGAGCCTTCTAATGCAACGCTTGAGATCAGTAACCTTGTAGTAGAAGATGCACGTAAAGTACCAGTTGTAAACGGTATGAACTTAACTGTCCGTGCAGGAGAAATTGTCGGGATTGCTGGAGTAGATGGTAATGGACAATCAGAATTAATTGAGTCGATTACAGGATTACGTAAATCAAAATCTGGAAGTATCAAGCTTAGCGGAAAAAACATAACAAATTGGAAACCGCGTCGTGTAACGGAAAGCGGTATTGCTCATATTCCACAGGATAGGCATAAGCATGGGCTTGTGTTAGATTTTTCGATTGGCGAAAATATGGTTCTTCAGACCTATTATAAAAGACCCTTCTCTAGAAATGGCATTTTAAATTTTTCAACCATTATGGATAAGGCCAAATCATTGATTAAAGAGTATGATGTGCGGACCCCAAGTGAGATGACGCCTGCTCGTGCGCTTTCTGGTGGGAACCAGCAGAAGGCCATTATCGCACGTGAAATCGATCGAAGTCCCAATCTATTGATTGCGGCACAGCCTACACGTGGACTTGATGTAGGTGCGATTGAATTTATTCACTCTAAATTAGTAGAAGAACGTGACAATGGTAAAGCAGTTCTTCTTATTTCCTTCGAACTTGAAGAAATTATGAATGTGAGTGACCGTATTGCGGTTATTTATGAAGGGAAAATAGTGGCGATCGTCAAGCCAGAAGAAACAACTGAGCAAGAGCTTGGACTTTTGATGGCTGGTGCAAAGAGCAAAAAGGCTGGTGAGACTTCATGA
- a CDS encoding ABC transporter permease: MKLLKGKWSGITVPLLSVALGLLVGGIIMLVSGYNPIVAYAALFNGIFSNTYVMGETVRQMTPLILSGLAVAFAFRTGLFNIGVEGQLLVGWLASVYIGLQFEGLSPIVHIPLAILAAGLAGALWAFVPGFLKAKYHVHEVITTIMMNYVALHVVNAIIRTYLLAPGERTDQINASASLQSPFLESITDFSRLHYGFVVAIIGAIIMWFLLWKTTTGYELRSVGFNKYASEYAGINVQRNIVLSMVISGAFAGAAGAMEGLGTYGYMTVMADFTGVGFDGIAVALLGANGALGVVLASALFGGLKIGALNMQSVAQVPTQLVEIVIAMIIFFVASSYLIHWISNRVSKRGKI; the protein is encoded by the coding sequence ATGAAGTTATTAAAAGGGAAGTGGTCTGGCATTACAGTGCCGTTGCTTTCAGTAGCACTAGGATTACTCGTTGGCGGTATTATTATGCTTGTTAGTGGATACAACCCGATTGTTGCTTACGCAGCATTGTTTAACGGGATATTCTCCAATACGTATGTAATGGGTGAAACCGTTCGGCAAATGACGCCGCTTATTTTGTCTGGTCTAGCGGTTGCGTTTGCTTTCCGTACAGGGCTGTTTAATATCGGAGTAGAAGGCCAACTATTAGTTGGGTGGCTTGCATCGGTTTATATTGGTTTACAGTTTGAAGGACTAAGTCCTATTGTTCACATTCCACTCGCTATTTTAGCGGCAGGTCTTGCCGGAGCTCTCTGGGCATTTGTACCTGGTTTCTTGAAAGCAAAATATCATGTACATGAAGTTATTACGACGATCATGATGAACTATGTAGCCCTTCATGTTGTGAACGCGATTATTCGTACGTATTTACTTGCTCCTGGCGAGCGAACGGATCAAATTAATGCATCGGCTTCGTTGCAATCTCCGTTTCTAGAATCGATTACGGATTTTTCACGTCTTCATTATGGTTTTGTAGTGGCGATTATCGGAGCAATTATTATGTGGTTCCTTCTTTGGAAAACGACGACAGGGTACGAACTTCGCTCTGTTGGTTTTAATAAATATGCTTCAGAATATGCAGGAATTAATGTTCAACGCAACATTGTCCTTTCTATGGTTATCTCCGGGGCTTTTGCAGGAGCGGCTGGGGCAATGGAAGGGCTTGGAACATACGGCTATATGACCGTTATGGCTGACTTTACAGGAGTTGGATTTGACGGAATCGCAGTTGCGCTTCTTGGTGCAAATGGTGCACTAGGTGTTGTTCTTGCTTCAGCGCTATTTGGCGGACTGAAAATTGGAGCTCTCAACATGCAGTCTGTGGCACAGGTACCAACACAGTTAGTTGAAATCGTGATTGCGATGATTATTTTCTTTGTCGCATCCAGTTACTTGATTCACTGGATCAGCAACAGGGTGAGCAAAAGGGGGAAAATTTAA
- the ymfI gene encoding elongation factor P 5-aminopentanone reductase, with the protein MKDVLITGASGGIGKAIAAAYIHKGEQVYAHFHKNERSILELKAAYPEANLFPVQADLASKDGARHLTEQVQGIDTLILNAGNSFFGLLTDMSDTEIEAMIQLQLTSSIKLAKHYINEMVRKKSGSIIVVSSVFGLTGASCEVVYSSVKGGLNAFVKGLAKELGPSGIRVNAVAPGYITTEMNARLTGEDEQLLVDDIPMGRAGQPEEVASLISFLDSDQASYISGQIISVDGAWL; encoded by the coding sequence GTGAAAGATGTTTTAATAACCGGGGCGAGCGGCGGGATTGGTAAGGCCATTGCTGCTGCATATATTCATAAAGGTGAGCAGGTATATGCTCATTTTCACAAAAATGAACGTTCTATTCTTGAATTAAAGGCAGCATATCCGGAGGCGAATCTATTTCCAGTACAGGCGGATTTAGCTAGTAAGGATGGAGCGCGTCACTTAACAGAGCAAGTACAGGGCATCGACACCCTTATTCTAAACGCTGGCAACAGTTTTTTTGGCTTATTGACCGATATGTCGGATACAGAAATTGAAGCGATGATTCAGCTGCAATTAACCTCGTCCATTAAGCTTGCAAAGCACTATATCAATGAAATGGTTCGAAAGAAAAGCGGTTCAATTATTGTAGTTTCTTCTGTATTTGGATTAACAGGCGCATCATGTGAAGTTGTCTACTCCTCTGTTAAAGGCGGACTAAATGCGTTTGTAAAGGGTCTTGCGAAAGAGTTAGGTCCAAGCGGAATTCGAGTGAACGCTGTGGCACCTGGCTATATTACAACTGAAATGAATGCGCGTTTGACAGGAGAGGACGAACAATTGTTAGTCGATGACATTCCAATGGGGCGAGCTGGACAGCCTGAGGAAGTGGCATCGCTCATTTCTTTTCTAGATTCCGATCAAGCTTCTTACATAAGCGGTCAAATTATTTCAGTTGATGGTGCCTGGCTGTAA